In Levilactobacillus zymae, the following proteins share a genomic window:
- a CDS encoding replication initiation protein RepA, giving the protein LDFSTAHFSPTEIQKQNQDLVNHANDFLTDEDSGLPVFLEPEAVQLLSFWCRTPQQMRRFIGIILNAKYRVEKDHQDIDVIIPLYDEELKPLMTKALRRYFNALRSNEKHIKNVENYLYGTMQNLFGIWWNKQAARECAAKHPKEQNIDNERS; this is encoded by the coding sequence TTGGACTTTTCCACAGCCCATTTCTCACCAACAGAAATTCAAAAACAAAACCAGGATTTGGTGAACCATGCTAATGACTTCTTAACTGATGAAGACAGTGGCTTACCGGTTTTCTTAGAACCAGAAGCTGTGCAACTACTTAGTTTTTGGTGCCGTACCCCACAACAAATGCGCCGGTTTATTGGTATCATCCTGAATGCTAAATATCGAGTTGAAAAGGATCATCAAGATATTGACGTCATAATCCCGCTTTACGACGAAGAACTAAAACCTTTGATGACTAAAGCCTTAAGACGCTACTTTAACGCCCTTAGAAGCAATGAGAAGCACATCAAGAACGTGGAAAACTACTTGTACGGCACCATGCAAAACCTATTTGGCATTTGGTGGAATAAACAAGCGGCTAGAGAATGTGCGGCCAAACACCCTAAAGAACAAAATATTGATAACGAGCGTTCTTGA